The sequence CTCCTCTAACCACCCGACCCCGCTCCCCTcgcagagccggggagagaacccaggagtcctggctcccagccccccctgctctgacccaccagccccactcctcccagagccgggagagaacccaggagtcctggctcccagctcccctgctctgacccaccagccccctcttccctcccagagccggggagagaacccaggagtcctggctcccagcccccgctgctctgacccaccggcccacactcccctcccagagccggggagagaacccaggagtcctggctcccagccccccatgctctgacccaccagcccccactcccctcccagagccggggagagaacccaggagtcctggctcccagctccccctgctctgacccaccatcccccacttccctcccagagccggggagagaacccaggagtcctggctcccagcccccatgctCTGACCCACCggcccactcctcccagagccgggagagaacccaggagtcctggctcccagcccctgctctgacccaccggcccactcgcctcccagagccgggagagaacccaggagtcctggctcccagcccccctgctctccaccagccccactcctcccagagccaggagagaacccaggagtcctggctcccagcccctgctctgacccaccaaccccactcctcccagagccgggagagaacccaggagtcctggctcccagccccacccgctctgacccaccagccccactcctcccagcgccgggcagagaacccaggagtcctggctcccagccccctgctctaacccaccagccccactcctcccagagccgggagagaacccaggagtcctggctcctagccccctgctctaacccaccaaccctcactcccctcccggagccgggtagaaaacccaggagtcctggctcccagcgacccctgctctaacccaccagcccccactcccctccccgagccggggagagaacccaggagtcctggctcccagctccccctgctttaaaccaccagccccactcctcccagagccgggagagaacccaggagtcctggctcccagccccctgctctaacccaccagcccccctcctcccagagccgggagagaacccaggagtcctggctcccagcccccctgctctaacccaccggcccacactcccctcccagagccggggagagaacccaggagtcctggctcccagccccccatgctCTGACCCACCggcccacactcccctcccagagccggggagagaacccaggagtcctggctcccagcccctgctctgacccaccaaccccactcctcccagagccgggagagaacccaggagtcctggctcccagccccacctgctctgacccaccagccccactcctcccagcgccgggcagagaacccaggagtcctggctcccagccccctgctctaacccaccagccccactcctcccagagccgggagagaacccaggagtcctggctcccagcccctgctctaacccaccagcccccactcctcccagagccgggagagaacccaggagtcctggctcccagctcccctgctctaacccaccagccccactcctcccagagccgggagagaacccaggagtcctggctcccagcccctgctctaacccaccagccccactcctcccagagccgggagagaacccaggagtcctggctcccagcccctgctctaaccacctggcccactcctcccagagccgggagagaacccaggagtcctggctcccagccccctgctctgacccacggCCCAcactcccagagccgggagagagaacccaggtgtcctgggtcccagcccccgTGCTCGaaccctcccgctccctctcccctccgagagccagggagagaaccccggTGTCCTGGCTCTCatccccccctgctccaacccacccgcccccactcccctcccagagccagggagagaacccaggagtcctggctcccagccccccctgctctaaccaccagccccactcctcccagagccgggagagaacccaggagtcctggctcccagccccgctgctctaacccaccagcccccactcctcccagagccgggagagaacccaggagtcctggctcccagcccgcccctgctgtaaccaccagccccactcctcccagagccgggggagaacccaggagtcctggctcccagccccctgctctaacccaccagccccactcctcccagagccaggagagaacccaggagtcctggctcccagcccctgctctgacccaccagcccccactcctcccagagccgggagagaacacaggagtcctggctcccagcccctgctctgacccaccagcccccactcctcccagagccaggagagaacccaggagtcctggttcccagcccctgctctaacccaccagcccccattccactcccagagccggggagagaacccaggagtactggctcccagcccctgctctgacccaccggccccactcctcccagagccgggagagaacccaggagtcctggctcccagctcccctgctctgacccaccagccccactcctcccagagcctgggagagaacccaggagtcctggctcccagctccccctgctctgacccaccggcccccactcccctcccagagccggggagagaacccaggagtcctggctcccagccccccctgctctgacccaccggcccacactcccctcccagagccggggagagaacccaggagtcctggctcccagccccccctgctctgacccaccggcccccactcccctcccagagccaggagcggacccaggagtcctggctccccgcccctgctctgacccaccagccccctcctcccagagccaggagagaacccaggagtcctggctcccagcccctgctctgacccaccagccccactcctccgaGAGCCGGGGTGAGAACCCTtgagtcctgggtcccagccccacctgctctgacccaccagccgccactcccctcccagcgccgggcagagaaccctggagtcctggctcccagccccccctgctctaacccaccagccccactcctcccagagccgggagagaacccaggagtcctggctcctagccccctgctctaacccaccagcccccctcccagagccgggagagcacccaggagtcctggctcccagcccctgctctaacccaccagccccactcctcccagagccggggagaacccaggagtcctggctcccagcccctgctctaacccaccagccccactcctcccagagccaggagagaacccaggagtcctggctcccagcccctgctctgaaccaccagccccactcctcccagagccgggagagaacacaggagtcctggctcccagccccctgctctaacccaccagccccattcctcccagagccaggagagaacccaggagtcctggctcccagccccctgctctgacccaccagcccccactcctcccagagccggggagaacccaggagtcctggctcccaggcccctctgctctaacccacctgccccactcctcccagaactggggagagaacccaggagtcctggctcccagcccccactcaaGTAACCCACCagccaccactcccctcccagagccagggagagaccccaggagtcctggctcccagcccctgctctaacccaccagcccccactcctcccagcgccgggagagaacccaggagtcctggcctgctacccctcctcccctccatgcAGTGTCTCATTGGCCCAGGCGGGGATTTCACACAGGAAAGGCCAAGCTGTCACCAGCTTCCTCAAATGAGCTGCGGGGGCAGAGCCAGTGGGGCCGGAGTCACCTCTGCTGGGGCCAtgagccaggagctgctgctgctgctgctgtccctgGTGGGGTGAGCCTGGGGCGTGACACGGGGGCACAGAACTGGGGCAGCCCTTCACTGGCGAGACCCGACCAGCAGGGGGTGAtgtgggacagggaagggggaggggcaggggactggggcaggggcaggagggctgggggaatgggcagggagggctggctgggtggggtgaatggggcaggggcagagggaggggaggggcagggaaatggggcacgggggaggaaggggagaggggcacagggaggggcagggaatggggcggggggagggagaggggaggggagggggggggcacagggagggcaggggcaggaggaaggggcaggggcacagggggggctGGTGacgtgaatggggcaggggcacaggtaggggctggctgggggaggtgaatggggcagcggcactgggaggggctgggggaggtgaatggggcaggggcacagggagggctggctggggtggggtgaatggggcaggggctcagggagggctggctggggtggggtgaatggggcaggggtacagggagggctggggtggggtgaatggggtaggggcacagggaggggctgaggcagggtgaatggggcaggggcacagggaggggctgggggaggtgaatggggcaggggcacaggaggggctggctggggaaggtgaatggggcaggggcacagggaggggctgggggaggtgaatggggcagggcacagggaggggctggggcaggtgaatggggcaggggcacagggaggctggctgggtggggtgaatggggcaggggctcaggaggggctggctggggtggggtgaatggggcaggggcacagggaggggctgtggtGGGGTGAATGGGgtaggggcacagggaggggctgaggcagggtgaatggggcaggggcacagggaggggctgggggaggtgaatgggggaggggctgggggaggtgaatggggcaggggcccaggaggctggctggggaggtgaatggggcaggggcacaggagggctggggtgaatggggcaggggcacagggagggctggttggtgggaggtgaatggggcaggggctcaggagggctggctgggggaggtgaatggggcaggggctcaggaggggctggctggggcggggtgaatggggcaggggcacaggaggggctggctggggtggggtgaatggggcaggggctcagggaggggctggctggggcggggtgaatggggcaggggcacagggaggggttgggggaggtgaatggggcaggggcacagggaggggggaggggcaggggaatggggcgggggtacagggagggggaggggcaggggaatggggcgggggcacagggaggggctggctggggtggggtgaatggggcaggggcacagggaggggctggctaggggtgaatggggcaggggcacagggaggggctggctggggggaggggaatgggccaggggctcagggcggggctggctggggcggggtgaATGGGGAGGGGCTCGATGGGGGAGGGGAACGGGGcggggggcctggggctgggctggctcgtgcagtgtgggtgctggggggctggaagggggctgggggaggctggggggtgtTTGTGCCCCGCTGGCTGCGGGTGGGACCCCGGGGCCGGCCGCGGTGACGGGATGGTGTCTCTGGGGCTCTTTGCAGCGGCTGCCTACGATCCCCGGTACACGATAACCCAGCCCGAGTCCCTGTCGGCGCCGGCCGGGGGCTCCGTCACCCTGCCCTGCGCCTTCACCTACCCCGACGAGATCGAGCCTCTGCGGGACGTCCAGGTTTACTGGAGACGAGGAGGGTTCTTTGGCCCGTTTATCTACAATCACACCGAGGGGTTCACCCACCCGGATTACAGGGGCCGCATCGCCCTGGTCGGGGACCCGCGGGGGAGCCGAACGGCCTCGATCCGCATCGACCGGCTGCGGGAGTCGGACGCCAGCGAGTACGTCTGCAACATCAGGGTACAGAAGAACGATGGCCAATGGGAGCAATGGCGCAGTCACCCTGGGACCCAACTCACGGTGACAGGTGAGAGGGGATGAGCCGTGGGGGCACCGGGATGTGACagggggatagagagagagagagggagctgcTACCGGGCACAGatcccccacagccaggggcaagGGTGGGTCTCCCAttcctggggggcagtggggggacgcAGGGTCTCCCATACATTGGGGGCAGTAAGCAGGAGCAGGGACCCCCATACCCAGGGGGTAGTGGGGGCCCTGTGTTCAGGGGGCAGTGTTGGGAATCAGAGTCCCCCCATATCCAAGGGtcagtggtgggaagcagagtccCTCT is a genomic window of Mauremys reevesii isolate NIE-2019 linkage group 14, ASM1616193v1, whole genome shotgun sequence containing:
- the LOC120381539 gene encoding paired immunoglobulin-like type 2 receptor beta, whose protein sequence is MVSLGLFAAAAYDPRYTITQPESLSAPAGGSVTLPCAFTYPDEIEPLRDVQVYWRRGGFFGPFIYNHTEGFTHPDYRGRIALVGDPRGSRTASIRIDRLRESDASEYVCNIRVQKNDGQWEQWRSHPGTQLTVTAPSPTGSTRHPEMVTSGVGRTYHQRIDTVILVLIGLVLLLSKAGVFIVVFALRWRLGWGHGSESVTGQVPRSDAPSASGFELTSLEQSPSPGIPGE